One genomic region from Bartonella australis AUST/NH1 encodes:
- a CDS encoding aspartate kinase yields the protein MARIVMKFGGTSVADIEHIHNVARHVKREADAGNEVAVVVSAMAGKTNELVQWTRDASPVYDTHEYDVVVASGEQVTAGLLAITLQAMGVKARSWLGWQIPIHTDDAHGGARIVDINGSLLLQCFREGQVAVIAGFQGVAPGNRISTLGRGGSDTSAIAMAAALQADRCDIYTDVDGVYTTDPRIEPKARRLSKVAFEEMLEMASLGAKVLQVRSVELAMVHKVRTFVRSSFEDPGALDMGDLMNFSGTLICDEDEIVEQQNVTGIAFAKDEAQISLRRLADRPGVSAAIFGPLAEERINVDMIVQNISEDGSKTDMTFTVPSADVDKAVALLEKNRKNIGYDVIQSEGDLAKISVIGIGMRSHAGVAATAFKALAEKGINIQAITTSEIKISVLIDRAYTELAVRTLHAVYGLDKG from the coding sequence ATGGCGCGTATTGTCATGAAATTCGGCGGAACATCTGTTGCGGACATTGAACATATCCATAATGTTGCGCGGCACGTCAAAAGAGAAGCGGACGCAGGCAATGAGGTCGCTGTTGTAGTGTCGGCAATGGCGGGTAAAACTAATGAGCTTGTCCAGTGGACGCGTGATGCTTCACCAGTGTATGATACCCACGAATATGACGTAGTTGTCGCTTCTGGCGAACAAGTGACGGCCGGTTTATTAGCTATTACACTCCAAGCAATGGGAGTGAAGGCTCGTTCATGGCTTGGTTGGCAAATTCCTATTCATACAGATGATGCCCACGGAGGTGCGCGGATTGTAGATATTAACGGATCTCTTTTGCTGCAATGTTTTAGGGAAGGTCAGGTGGCGGTTATCGCTGGCTTTCAGGGGGTAGCTCCAGGTAATCGAATTTCTACTTTGGGACGCGGTGGATCAGATACGAGTGCGATCGCAATGGCTGCAGCTTTGCAGGCTGATCGCTGTGATATCTACACGGATGTAGACGGTGTTTATACAACTGATCCGCGGATAGAACCAAAAGCACGCCGTTTGTCAAAAGTGGCTTTTGAAGAAATGCTCGAAATGGCTTCTCTTGGGGCGAAAGTTTTACAAGTTCGTTCTGTTGAATTGGCTATGGTTCACAAAGTCCGCACTTTCGTGCGTTCAAGTTTCGAGGACCCCGGGGCTTTGGACATGGGTGATTTAATGAATTTTTCCGGGACACTTATTTGCGATGAGGATGAAATTGTGGAACAACAGAACGTTACTGGTATCGCTTTTGCAAAGGATGAAGCACAAATTTCGCTGCGTCGACTGGCAGACCGCCCGGGTGTCTCCGCGGCAATTTTTGGTCCTTTGGCTGAAGAGCGTATCAATGTCGATATGATTGTGCAGAATATCTCTGAAGATGGTTCGAAGACAGATATGACTTTCACTGTGCCGTCTGCCGATGTAGATAAGGCTGTTGCACTTCTGGAAAAAAATCGTAAAAATATTGGCTACGATGTTATTCAGTCCGAAGGTGACCTCGCAAAAATCTCTGTTATTGGTATTGGGATGCGGAGTCACGCGGGTGTCGCGGCTACAGCGTTCAAGGCTTTAGCTGAAAAAGGCATTAATATTCAGGCAATAACCACTTCGGAAATTAAGATCTCTGTTTTGATTGATCGCGCTTATACTGAACTTGCAGTCAGGACTTTGCACGCCGTTTATGGTCTCGACAAGGGGTAA
- a CDS encoding ComF family protein, producing the protein MLGEYIERLAAILYPPICLGCKKIVSAHGTVCPDCWKDLQFITRPYCPVMGVPFHHDMGDGFLSGEAIQTSPPFSRIRSAVVHKGLARILAIRLKYSDHIELARFMANWMILAGREVINDCDVIIPIPLHFRRFFRRRYNQSAELARYIAVIRKKPFKPGWLTRCRHTRPQVGLSSRERKLNVQGAFKVPKEVKKHIKGCSILLIDDVLTTGVTVTAAAAILKRAGARQVDILTFSRVLKNDPIFPNLGEATNNVSY; encoded by the coding sequence ATATTGGGTGAATATATTGAGCGTTTAGCAGCGATTCTGTATCCACCGATTTGCCTTGGATGCAAAAAAATAGTCTCTGCTCACGGTACAGTTTGTCCCGATTGTTGGAAAGATCTCCAATTTATTACGAGACCTTATTGTCCTGTTATGGGCGTTCCTTTTCACCATGATATGGGAGATGGTTTTCTTAGCGGTGAGGCTATCCAGACTTCTCCTCCTTTTTCACGTATCCGCTCTGCTGTTGTTCATAAGGGACTAGCTCGAATTTTAGCAATACGACTGAAATACAGTGACCATATAGAATTAGCACGTTTTATGGCTAACTGGATGATACTTGCAGGACGTGAAGTAATTAATGATTGTGACGTTATTATTCCCATCCCACTACATTTTCGTCGTTTTTTTCGGCGGCGTTATAACCAATCTGCTGAGCTTGCTCGTTATATCGCAGTGATACGGAAGAAACCTTTTAAACCTGGTTGGCTTACGCGTTGTCGGCATACACGTCCGCAGGTCGGCTTGTCTTCTAGGGAGAGAAAGCTTAATGTACAAGGCGCTTTTAAGGTGCCTAAGGAAGTTAAAAAACATATAAAAGGATGCTCTATTTTGCTCATTGATGATGTTTTGACAACGGGTGTAACAGTTACCGCAGCAGCCGCGATATTAAAACGCGCAGGCGCGCGACAGGTTGATATATTAACATTTTCGCGTGTACTAAAGAATGACCCTATTTTTCCTAATTTAGGAGAGGCTACTAATAATGTATCATATTAA
- the ubiG gene encoding bifunctional 2-polyprenyl-6-hydroxyphenol methylase/3-demethylubiquinol 3-O-methyltransferase UbiG yields MINENRTTIDQDEIDHFSRIAAEWWNPQGKFRPLHKFNPTRLAYIKEKVCLAFDRDPISLTPFKDLKFLDIGCGGGLLCEPMARLGATVVGVDAAQANIEIAKSHAAQNGLLIDYRATTAEELANEGEQFDVILNMEVVEHVADVNLFLSATAKMLKPEGLMFIATLNRTWKAWGLAIIGAEYILRWLPKGTHDYKKFLKPQELSNLLLKNSLTVIDKIGITYNPLNDSWNRSENTDVNYILLAQRLK; encoded by the coding sequence ATGATAAACGAAAATCGCACAACAATCGATCAGGATGAAATCGACCATTTTTCGCGTATCGCCGCTGAGTGGTGGAATCCGCAAGGCAAATTTCGGCCTCTGCATAAGTTCAACCCGACGCGTCTTGCTTATATTAAGGAAAAAGTCTGTTTAGCATTTGACCGCGATCCTATTTCACTGACACCCTTTAAAGACTTAAAATTTCTTGATATTGGCTGCGGAGGAGGCTTATTGTGCGAACCAATGGCCCGTCTTGGGGCCACTGTTGTGGGAGTCGATGCTGCGCAAGCTAATATCGAAATAGCAAAAAGCCATGCAGCACAAAACGGCCTTTTAATCGACTATCGCGCTACCACTGCGGAAGAACTTGCAAATGAAGGTGAGCAATTTGACGTGATCCTCAATATGGAGGTCGTCGAGCACGTTGCTGACGTTAACCTCTTTTTATCAGCAACAGCTAAAATGCTCAAACCAGAGGGGCTTATGTTTATTGCGACGCTCAACCGTACTTGGAAGGCATGGGGATTAGCTATTATAGGCGCTGAATACATTTTACGCTGGCTTCCTAAAGGAACTCATGACTACAAAAAATTTCTGAAACCCCAAGAACTTTCGAATCTATTATTAAAAAATTCTCTTACTGTTATTGATAAGATCGGTATAACTTATAATCCATTAAATGACAGTTGGAATCGCTCAGAAAATACAGATGTCAACTACATTCTTCTCGCGCAACGGCTTAAATAA
- the grxC gene encoding glutaredoxin 3: protein MKKITLYTRPNCPYCIKARALLDEKGVKYTDIDASTSLRQEMIQKANGRNTFPQIFIGDYHVGGCDDLYALDAEGKLDSLLEGAH from the coding sequence ATGAAAAAGATCACACTTTATACACGTCCTAATTGCCCTTATTGCATAAAAGCGCGTGCCCTACTTGATGAGAAAGGCGTAAAATATACTGATATTGATGCTTCAACTTCCCTCCGCCAAGAAATGATACAGAAAGCTAACGGGCGTAATACGTTTCCGCAAATTTTTATAGGTGATTATCATGTTGGAGGGTGTGATGATCTCTACGCTTTAGACGCTGAAGGCAAGCTCGATTCTTTATTGGAAGGAGCTCATTAG